One region of Xylanimonas ulmi genomic DNA includes:
- a CDS encoding sugar ABC transporter permease, translating into MRRSTRPSRSATRCSPSRAARGRGRVVDRDTAPSDQRDPKRTEEPMSATAQAGGARWSAQAGGGAEGQSESIGASRPTTAAFGRARRIRTHSWFAPWLLCLPAIAFLVVFNLVPAINVVVLAFTNAKMLSGGTFVGADNFVRMLHDDQVGTALVNGLVYLAVCLPFLLVLPLGLAVLVEKKIPAIGFFRTMFYTPVVASAVVVGLIWTWLLDDRGAINAIAKSLGLITRSVPFLTDRWLLLLSAISLTIWKGLGYYMVIYLSALGSVPRELHEAAAVDGASAWRRFWSVTVPGVRGTMFLVGVLITVGALRVFSELFILTNGTGGVGGANVSIVMLVQMYASGFNGNLGYASALSVLLFVVTLVPLAVIARVQRRTEQ; encoded by the coding sequence GTGAGGCGCTCGACACGGCCGTCGAGAAGTGCAACCAGATGCTCTCCGAGTAGAGCCGCCCGCGGACGGGGCCGGGTCGTCGACCGTGACACGGCCCCGTCCGATCAGCGCGACCCCAAACGAACGGAGGAGCCGATGAGCGCGACGGCACAGGCCGGCGGAGCGCGGTGGTCCGCACAGGCGGGCGGCGGCGCAGAAGGTCAGAGCGAGTCGATCGGCGCCAGCCGACCGACCACGGCAGCATTCGGACGCGCCCGGAGGATCCGCACCCACAGTTGGTTCGCGCCGTGGCTGCTGTGCCTTCCGGCGATCGCCTTTCTCGTGGTCTTCAACCTCGTTCCCGCCATCAACGTCGTCGTGCTCGCTTTCACGAACGCCAAGATGCTCTCCGGCGGGACGTTCGTCGGAGCGGACAACTTCGTGCGGATGCTCCACGACGACCAGGTCGGCACCGCCTTGGTCAACGGGCTGGTCTACCTGGCGGTCTGCTTGCCCTTCCTCTTGGTCCTTCCGCTCGGTTTAGCGGTCTTGGTCGAGAAGAAGATCCCGGCGATCGGCTTCTTCCGGACGATGTTCTACACCCCGGTCGTCGCCTCCGCGGTGGTGGTCGGGCTGATTTGGACCTGGTTGCTCGACGATCGCGGCGCGATCAACGCGATCGCCAAGAGCCTCGGGCTCATCACGCGGTCGGTCCCCTTCCTGACCGACCGATGGCTGCTGCTCCTGAGCGCCATCAGTCTGACGATCTGGAAAGGCCTGGGGTACTACATGGTGATCTACCTGTCCGCGCTGGGCAGCGTGCCTCGCGAGTTGCACGAGGCGGCGGCCGTCGACGGCGCGTCCGCGTGGCGGCGGTTCTGGAGCGTGACCGTTCCAGGCGTGCGCGGCACGATGTTCCTCGTCGGGGTGCTGATCACCGTCGGGGCCCTGCGGGTGTTCTCGGAGCTGTTCATCCTGACTAACGGGACCGGCGGTGTCGGCGGCGCAAACGTATCGATCGTGATGCTCGTCCAGATGTACGCCAGCGGCTTCAACGGCAACCTCGGCTACGCCTCGGCGTTGTCAGTGCTGTTGTTCGTGGTCACGTTGGTTCCCCTCGCGGTCATCGCACGAGTCCAGCGCAGGACTGAGCAGTGA
- a CDS encoding carbohydrate ABC transporter permease, whose amino-acid sequence MTIGPFLWQLSTSLKGPADDIYSSTPRLFPSDPTLANFIEAATKIPILGFAANSSLVALLVVGGNIIGATMAGYALARLRFRGRGVVLGAILATMLLPAESTIVAQYLTVRELGLADTLLGVALPAMVSMINILLMRQAFLAVPKELDEAAIVDGANVWQRFWRIGLPNVRGMVAVISVFAFIAAWDDFLWPLLVLTTPEKFTLTVGLQYLSGAFSSNPRVVAAGTMIAFIPIVVFFLVLQRQFFRGVDAGAIKG is encoded by the coding sequence GTGACGATCGGGCCCTTCCTGTGGCAGCTGTCGACGTCACTCAAGGGCCCGGCTGACGACATCTACAGCTCCACGCCACGACTCTTCCCCTCCGATCCGACGCTTGCGAACTTCATCGAGGCGGCCACGAAGATCCCGATCCTCGGGTTCGCCGCGAACTCTTCGCTCGTCGCGCTGCTTGTGGTCGGTGGGAACATCATCGGCGCGACCATGGCTGGTTACGCGCTCGCGCGACTGAGGTTCCGAGGCCGAGGCGTTGTCCTGGGGGCCATCCTCGCGACAATGCTGTTGCCGGCAGAGTCGACGATCGTCGCGCAGTACCTCACGGTGCGCGAACTCGGCTTGGCCGACACACTGCTCGGGGTCGCGCTTCCAGCGATGGTCTCAATGATCAACATCCTCTTGATGCGTCAGGCGTTTCTCGCGGTGCCGAAGGAGCTGGACGAGGCCGCGATCGTCGACGGCGCGAACGTCTGGCAGCGCTTCTGGCGCATCGGGCTCCCCAACGTTCGGGGCATGGTGGCGGTGATCTCCGTCTTCGCGTTCATCGCGGCTTGGGACGACTTCCTGTGGCCGTTGCTCGTGCTGACGACCCCCGAGAAGTTCACGCTGACCGTCGGGCTGCAGTACCTCTCGGGCGCGTTCTCGTCCAACCCGCGTGTCGTCGCGGCCGGCACCATGATCGCCTTCATCCCGATCGTCGTCTTCTTCCTCGTTCTCCAGCGGCAGTTCTTTCGAGGCGTCGACGCGGGCGCCATCAAAGGGTGA
- a CDS encoding glycoside hydrolase family 10 protein codes for MRRAPRALLVLALAAVGMSVPPPTASADATEVDRPTVVAADGAQWAIDAVNTGRGAGMLVQYTPDYGFSTFTNPWGAEAVVEATAEPNTYQVLTVGSAQRDLSTSGNRQIPADGFVLSAGPDGSPDAVAFITDHFTPGDLVTIVRPTSLNASNPLAVVDPTPETNPSGAEFPGYRGADQLIQYTPAFGQSTGTNEWGYELVVRSGVVAAVGGANSAIPPDGYVLSGHGVADAFLRANGIVGASVEIEAGAVRIRSDVGTAISSATAEVARVAQAVSEGDANFLDADFATANDALTRADAALRVARSAMGVDDQTALWQVDQALAASRAASYAATPSRVAESRGVWYRPVELDAEAVRATVARMAQTGVNELYLETLWGGYTIYPSAVAARYGLPAQRPEFAGFDALAVWKAETERVGIALHAWVDGLAVGNELGDGVGPIVTTHPEWLAQPRDHAGSDAAFPSANGFYWLDVTDPRARQYFLDVTSEMVHQYGLAGLNLDYMRYPSNGSWQSAYNFSTDAVATFQAAYGTDPLTLSGDDEAAWSQWTTFVESEENRMVGEVSRAVKAVKPGAVVSDAPEAGTEADKIGQWSHVLDVVIPQAYTTNLDAIRQRVDTVVHSMTGGQLVYAGLSAMYERGGADATVQQTQAARDVDAGSVIFAFGQAGPAHVSALSSGPWRESAVSPGVHPIEATRAVVDDAVERIAASYLPRKGLDRVIATTLTARLKAVKAVLGGEARPIQVTVASRQVAALQSVVEREQSAGRMDAAVAARLRDSLGECATFLAYASARNMR; via the coding sequence TTGCGGCGCGCGCCACGCGCGTTGCTGGTGCTCGCGCTGGCCGCGGTGGGGATGAGCGTCCCTCCACCCACGGCGAGCGCCGATGCCACCGAGGTCGACCGCCCGACAGTCGTGGCCGCGGACGGCGCGCAATGGGCCATCGACGCGGTCAACACTGGTCGAGGCGCTGGGATGCTCGTCCAGTACACGCCGGACTACGGGTTCTCCACCTTCACCAACCCCTGGGGAGCAGAGGCCGTCGTCGAGGCCACCGCGGAGCCGAACACGTACCAGGTGCTGACGGTCGGCTCGGCCCAGAGGGATCTGTCGACCAGCGGGAACCGCCAGATCCCGGCCGATGGCTTCGTCCTGTCTGCCGGCCCGGACGGCAGCCCCGACGCCGTCGCCTTCATCACTGACCACTTCACGCCCGGAGATCTGGTCACGATCGTGCGCCCGACGTCGCTGAACGCCAGCAACCCGCTGGCCGTGGTCGACCCGACGCCCGAGACGAACCCTTCCGGCGCCGAGTTCCCCGGTTACCGAGGCGCTGACCAGCTCATTCAGTACACTCCGGCCTTCGGGCAATCCACTGGCACCAACGAGTGGGGATATGAGCTCGTTGTACGCTCCGGGGTCGTGGCCGCGGTCGGTGGGGCGAACTCTGCCATCCCTCCTGACGGCTACGTCCTGTCCGGCCATGGCGTCGCGGACGCGTTCCTGCGCGCCAACGGCATCGTCGGCGCATCGGTCGAGATCGAGGCAGGCGCTGTCCGGATCCGCTCGGACGTCGGAACGGCGATCAGCAGCGCGACCGCCGAGGTCGCCAGGGTCGCCCAAGCTGTCTCGGAAGGCGACGCCAACTTCCTCGACGCGGACTTCGCCACTGCGAACGACGCGCTCACCCGCGCGGACGCCGCTCTGAGAGTGGCACGGTCCGCGATGGGCGTCGACGACCAGACGGCCCTATGGCAGGTCGACCAGGCCCTGGCCGCCTCGCGCGCGGCGTCGTACGCCGCGACGCCCAGCCGTGTCGCCGAGTCTCGCGGCGTCTGGTACCGACCGGTCGAGCTCGACGCCGAGGCGGTTCGAGCGACCGTGGCGAGGATGGCGCAGACGGGCGTCAACGAGCTCTACCTGGAGACCCTGTGGGGTGGATACACCATCTACCCGAGCGCGGTCGCCGCTCGGTACGGACTACCCGCGCAGCGCCCCGAGTTCGCCGGCTTCGACGCCCTGGCGGTGTGGAAGGCGGAGACCGAACGGGTGGGCATCGCGCTGCACGCCTGGGTCGACGGACTCGCCGTCGGCAATGAGCTGGGAGACGGTGTCGGTCCGATCGTGACCACTCACCCCGAGTGGCTCGCCCAGCCCCGTGACCATGCCGGCTCGGACGCCGCGTTCCCGTCCGCCAATGGGTTCTACTGGCTCGACGTCACCGATCCCCGCGCTCGGCAGTACTTCCTCGATGTCACCTCCGAGATGGTCCACCAGTACGGCCTCGCGGGCCTGAACCTGGACTACATGCGCTACCCGTCGAACGGGAGCTGGCAGAGCGCCTACAACTTCTCCACCGATGCCGTCGCGACGTTCCAGGCCGCCTACGGAACGGACCCGCTGACACTGTCGGGGGACGACGAGGCAGCGTGGTCGCAGTGGACCACGTTCGTCGAGTCCGAGGAGAATCGCATGGTCGGCGAAGTCTCCCGGGCGGTGAAGGCGGTCAAGCCGGGCGCAGTCGTGTCTGACGCGCCGGAGGCCGGGACCGAGGCGGACAAGATCGGCCAGTGGTCCCACGTGCTCGACGTCGTCATCCCGCAGGCCTACACCACGAACCTCGACGCGATCCGCCAGCGGGTCGACACGGTCGTGCACAGCATGACCGGGGGTCAGCTGGTGTACGCGGGGCTCAGCGCGATGTACGAGCGCGGCGGTGCGGACGCGACCGTCCAGCAGACCCAGGCGGCGCGAGACGTGGACGCCGGGTCGGTGATCTTCGCGTTCGGCCAGGCGGGGCCAGCGCACGTCAGCGCGCTCTCAAGCGGGCCGTGGCGTGAGTCGGCGGTGTCGCCGGGCGTCCACCCGATCGAGGCGACACGTGCCGTCGTCGACGACGCTGTGGAGCGGATCGCGGCCTCATACCTCCCCCGCAAGGGGCTCGACAGGGTCATCGCCACGACGCTCACCGCCCGGCTCAAGGCGGTCAAGGCCGTCCTGGGGGGCGAGGCGCGGCCCATCCAAGTCACCGTCGCCTCGCGCCAGGTCGCGGCGCTGCAGTCCGTCGTCGAGCGCGAGCAGTCCGCCGGGCGCATGGATGCCGCGGTCGCTGCCCGCCTGCGTGACAGTCTCGGCGAGTGCGCCACCTTCCTCGCGTACGCGTCAGCGAGGAACATGCGATGA